Proteins found in one Xyrauchen texanus isolate HMW12.3.18 chromosome 30, RBS_HiC_50CHRs, whole genome shotgun sequence genomic segment:
- the LOC127624089 gene encoding galectin-5-like → MSCPSSGQQCNGLYPQTPQQTSGTVWPIQPCQPYWPCQPNQPTWPMSQPSTAVPTTWPVQPTQPGWPNTPTNPTSQPSPTVQPNPPVQPSWPAQLPTPPGYLPSPVPPTWNGNPGQPGCPGQVQTGGTQQPWPTAPVTVPFNMNFPRGIYDKLMLTIRGQVKPDAKMFTINFLRGNDIALHINPRFNEGGKAVLVRNHKLGERWGKEERDILAPFPFMPGHHFEMKILCSFNEFKVAVNNTPIFDFQHRIREVNQIDRIIIQHDVTLTSVTVDTLP, encoded by the exons ATGAGTTGCCCATCATCTGGTCAGCAGTGCAACGGACTTTACCCTCAGACCCCCCAGCAGACCTCTGGTACCGTGTGGCCGATTCAACCCTGCCAACCGTACTGGCCATGCCAACCTAACCAACCCACCTGGCCCATGAGCCAACCCAGTACAGCGGTACCAACGACCTGGCCTGTCCAACCCACCCAACCCGGATGGCCCAATACACCAACCAATCCAACAAGTCAACCCAGTCCAACTGTACAACCCAACCCACCTGTACAACCAAGCTGGCCTGCTCAGCTTCCCACCCCGCCCGGATACCTACCGTCTCCAGTACCCCCGACCTGGAATGGTAATCCTGGTCAACCTGGCTGCCCTGGTCAAGTCCAGACGGGAGGAACCCAGCAGCCGTGGCCTACTGCTCCTGTT ACCGTCCCATTCAACATGAATTTCCCTCGTGGCATCTACGACAAGCTAATGCTAACTATCAGAGGGCAGGTTAAACCTGATGCTAAAAT GTTCACAATCAATTTCCTGCGTGGTAACGACATCGCACTTCACATCAACCCACGATTCAACGAAGGAGGGAAAGCGGTTCTGGTGCGCAATCATAAACTGGGGGAGCGTTGGGGAAAAGAGGAGCGTGACATTCTGGCGCCGTTTCCATTCATGCCCGGGCATCACTTTGAG ATGAAGATCTTGTGCTCCTTCAATGAGTTCAAGGTGGCCGTCAACAACACGCCCATCTTTGACTTTCAGCACCGAATCAGAGAAGTCAACCAGATCGACCGCATCATCATTCAGCACGACGTCACACTCACATCCGTCACTGTGGACACTCTGCCCTGa